Proteins encoded within one genomic window of Saccharopolyspora pogona:
- a CDS encoding Zn-ribbon domain-containing OB-fold protein: MTSVARNEASAAFFDGSARGELLVRRCPQCSPVIAPNVPQCPACGSTELSWEPASGAATLVTWTVVPVPGGGHVVAGIVELAEGPWLHARILDVAPEDLADGIALGVGFERHEDGEAVPVFHAA; the protein is encoded by the coding sequence ATGACCTCAGTTGCCCGCAACGAGGCCTCCGCCGCGTTCTTCGACGGCAGCGCCCGCGGCGAACTGCTCGTCCGGCGCTGCCCGCAGTGCTCGCCGGTCATCGCGCCCAACGTGCCGCAGTGCCCGGCCTGCGGCTCCACCGAGCTCAGCTGGGAACCCGCGAGCGGTGCCGCGACACTGGTGACCTGGACCGTGGTGCCCGTTCCCGGCGGCGGCCACGTCGTCGCCGGCATCGTCGAGCTCGCCGAAGGGCCCTGGCTGCATGCGCGGATCCTCGACGTCGCTCCCGAGGACCTCGCCGACGGGATCGCGCTCGGCGTTGGCTTCGAACGGCACGAGGACGGCGAGGCCGTGCCGGTTTTCCACGCCGCCTGA
- a CDS encoding IS1634 family transposase, which yields MYVKRSTRRTRDGRVIGYLQLAHNEWDPIAKASKTKVLYSFGREDQLDIAGIRRLVVALSRLLEPGDALAATTPAGLTFTESRPLGGSYVLDGLWRRFGIDQAMRTMLAGTRMDGRVERILFALVANRALAPSSKLAATRWIEHDTVIDGLDSVVDEACYRAMDWLIEVEPELSRVVYDNVADLLNLEVDLLFFDTTSTYFELDEPDEPVGRDERGGLAADGRDTAKPAGFRTYGKSKDSRPDLPQVVIGMAVTRDGIPVRCWCWPGNTADSALIRQVKADMRDWSLGRVVWVADRGFTSTENRRYLRRAGGHYILGEKLRGDSAEAKAALARQGRYKTVADNLQVKEVNLADADDRFVICFNPDAAERDATIRQRMLAQLDEAITGSDKLATDKRAELRGMISTKPGLKRYLRVTPGGLLRIDKKAIDREANLDGKFLLRSSDPKLSSEDIALGYKQLLEVERGWRDMKQIIDLRPVYHRREERIRAHVLLCWLALLLIRITETTTGQTWPSIRDELQRLHLGTFTGPAGTFRQRTEITPPQRTILTALKLDEPRRVHEVTPTTR from the coding sequence GTGTACGTGAAGCGCTCGACCCGGCGGACCCGTGATGGTCGGGTGATCGGCTACCTGCAGCTGGCTCACAACGAGTGGGACCCGATCGCGAAGGCGTCGAAGACGAAGGTGCTCTACTCCTTCGGTCGTGAAGACCAGCTCGACATCGCCGGGATCCGGCGGCTGGTGGTGGCACTGAGCCGGCTGCTGGAACCGGGTGATGCGTTGGCTGCGACGACCCCGGCGGGGCTGACGTTCACCGAGTCCCGTCCGCTGGGTGGTTCTTACGTGCTGGATGGGCTGTGGCGCCGGTTCGGGATCGATCAGGCGATGCGCACGATGCTGGCCGGCACACGGATGGACGGCCGTGTCGAGCGGATCCTGTTCGCACTGGTGGCGAACCGGGCGCTGGCTCCGTCCTCGAAGCTGGCCGCGACCCGGTGGATCGAGCATGACACCGTGATCGACGGGCTGGATTCCGTCGTTGACGAGGCCTGCTATCGGGCGATGGACTGGCTGATCGAGGTGGAGCCGGAGCTGTCCCGCGTCGTCTACGACAACGTCGCTGACTTGTTGAACCTTGAAGTGGATCTGCTGTTCTTCGACACGACGTCCACGTATTTCGAACTCGACGAACCTGACGAGCCGGTCGGCCGTGACGAGCGCGGTGGCCTGGCTGCCGACGGCCGGGACACCGCCAAACCCGCCGGGTTTCGGACCTACGGCAAGTCCAAGGACTCCCGCCCGGATCTGCCGCAGGTCGTCATAGGGATGGCGGTGACCCGCGACGGTATCCCTGTCAGATGTTGGTGCTGGCCCGGGAACACAGCCGATTCCGCCTTGATTCGTCAAGTCAAGGCGGACATGCGGGACTGGTCGCTGGGCCGCGTCGTGTGGGTCGCCGACCGTGGCTTCACCTCGACGGAGAACAGGAGATATTTGCGGCGGGCCGGCGGCCACTACATCCTCGGGGAGAAGCTGCGCGGGGACTCCGCCGAGGCGAAAGCCGCGCTCGCCCGGCAGGGCCGCTACAAGACGGTCGCCGACAACCTGCAAGTCAAGGAGGTCAACCTCGCCGACGCCGACGACAGGTTCGTGATCTGCTTCAACCCCGACGCCGCCGAACGCGACGCCACGATCCGGCAACGGATGCTCGCCCAACTCGACGAGGCGATCACCGGATCGGACAAGCTCGCCACCGACAAGCGCGCCGAACTACGCGGCATGATCTCCACCAAGCCCGGTCTCAAGCGCTACCTGCGTGTCACCCCCGGCGGGCTACTGCGCATCGACAAAAAAGCCATCGACCGTGAGGCCAATCTCGACGGCAAGTTCCTGCTGCGCTCCTCCGACCCGAAACTGTCCAGTGAGGACATCGCCCTGGGCTACAAGCAACTGCTGGAAGTCGAACGCGGCTGGCGCGACATGAAACAGATCATCGACCTGCGACCGGTCTACCACCGCCGCGAGGAACGCATCCGCGCCCACGTCTTGCTCTGCTGGCTGGCCCTGCTACTCATCCGCATCACCGAGACCACCACCGGGCAGACCTGGCCATCAATCCGTGACGAGCTGCAACGCCTGCACCTGGGCACCTTCACCGGCCCCGCCGGCACCTTCCGGCAACGCACCGAGATCACCCCACCCCAGCGCACGATCCTCACCGCCCTCAAACTCGACGAACCCCGCCGCGTCCACGAGGTCACCCCCACAACCCGCTGA
- a CDS encoding thiolase family protein, which produces MTGSAGRQPVIAGLGMTELGKVYGRTAGQFAADAVRAAVADAGLELSDVDGILANSGMSGGVDIWTLQQELQVRGLRLLTEMQAFGSSAGSMLAYASMAVQSRMADTVVCVFADAPRQPDKGSAAAYTGRRTPTGFEGLLGASGLTSVNAMYAQAARRHMNTYGTTSEQLGAIAVAQREWAARNPLAQLREPITLADHQASRMIADPLRLLDCCLVSNGGIAVLVTSADRAADLRQPPVNVLGFAQCHPNYPAARGSEFGLVSGAAQAGPAALKMAGLSISDVDVVELYDCYTFTVLITLEDYGFCAKGEGGEFVASGALAPGGTLPVNTGGGQLSAYYMWGMTPLSEAVIQARGHGGERQAPRNDVVLVSGNGGILAHHSTVVLSPNSPD; this is translated from the coding sequence TTGACGGGCTCCGCAGGACGCCAGCCGGTGATCGCCGGTCTAGGCATGACCGAACTGGGCAAGGTCTACGGCCGCACCGCGGGGCAGTTCGCCGCGGACGCCGTGCGCGCCGCCGTCGCCGACGCCGGGCTCGAGCTGTCCGATGTGGACGGAATACTCGCCAACTCCGGGATGTCCGGCGGCGTCGACATCTGGACGCTGCAGCAGGAACTCCAGGTCCGCGGCCTGCGGCTGCTGACCGAGATGCAGGCGTTCGGCTCGTCGGCCGGCTCGATGCTCGCCTACGCCTCGATGGCCGTGCAGTCCCGCATGGCCGACACTGTCGTGTGCGTGTTCGCCGACGCGCCCCGCCAGCCCGACAAGGGCAGCGCGGCCGCCTACACCGGGCGGCGCACGCCGACCGGCTTCGAAGGCCTGCTCGGCGCAAGCGGCCTGACCAGCGTGAACGCCATGTACGCTCAGGCGGCCCGGCGGCACATGAACACCTACGGGACCACCTCCGAGCAGCTCGGCGCGATCGCCGTGGCACAGCGGGAGTGGGCCGCGCGCAACCCGTTGGCGCAGTTGCGGGAACCGATCACGCTCGCCGACCACCAGGCGTCGCGGATGATCGCCGACCCGTTACGGCTGCTGGACTGCTGCCTGGTCAGCAACGGCGGCATCGCCGTCCTGGTCACCTCCGCCGACCGCGCCGCCGACCTGCGGCAACCGCCGGTGAACGTGCTCGGTTTCGCGCAGTGCCACCCCAACTACCCGGCCGCGCGCGGCAGCGAATTCGGCCTGGTCAGCGGGGCGGCGCAGGCCGGTCCGGCCGCATTGAAGATGGCCGGGTTGTCGATCTCCGACGTCGACGTCGTCGAGCTGTACGACTGCTACACCTTCACGGTGCTGATCACGCTGGAGGACTACGGCTTCTGCGCCAAGGGCGAGGGCGGCGAGTTCGTCGCCTCCGGCGCGCTGGCGCCGGGCGGAACCCTGCCGGTCAACACCGGCGGCGGCCAGCTGTCCGCCTATTACATGTGGGGCATGACCCCGCTGTCCGAGGCGGTGATCCAGGCCCGCGGCCACGGCGGAGAGCGGCAGGCACCGCGCAACGACGTGGTCCTGGTCAGCGGCAATGGCGGCATCCTGGCCCACCACTCCACCGTCGTGCTCAGCCCGAACTCCCCCGATTAA
- a CDS encoding LLM class flavin-dependent oxidoreductase, which produces MSVTTHWFLPTHGDGRSIVDRPHVTPTGADTPRQPDIDYLAQVAQAAEHLGFTGMLTPTGTWCQDAWITTAALLARTRRIKFLVAFRPGSLTPTLAAQLATTYQRVSGGRLLLNIVTGGESVEQQRYGDWLDHDQRYARTDEFLAALRGIFTGEPLDFDGEHYQLRGATAFEAPDPQPPLYFGGSSDAALPVAARHADVHLTWGEPPDAVARKVQRLRELAADEGRALRFGIRAHIITRDTSAEAWATAQKFVDQMDPADVARSQAKFTTTESTGQRNMAALHRGVLHGDARELEIHPGLWAGVGLLRGGAGTAFVGSHAEVADLIEEYHAVGIEEFVLSGYPHLEEAYWFGEGVHPELARRGLLASAESPAPALATAR; this is translated from the coding sequence ATGAGCGTCACCACGCACTGGTTCTTGCCCACCCACGGCGACGGCAGGTCCATTGTGGACAGGCCGCACGTCACGCCGACCGGGGCCGACACCCCGCGCCAGCCCGACATCGACTACCTGGCGCAGGTCGCGCAGGCCGCCGAGCACCTCGGTTTCACCGGGATGCTCACCCCCACCGGAACCTGGTGCCAGGACGCCTGGATCACCACGGCGGCGCTGCTGGCCCGCACCCGGCGGATCAAGTTCCTGGTGGCGTTCCGGCCCGGCTCGCTGACCCCGACGCTGGCAGCCCAGCTGGCCACCACCTACCAGCGGGTCTCCGGTGGTCGGCTGCTGCTCAACATCGTCACCGGCGGCGAATCCGTCGAGCAGCAGCGCTACGGCGACTGGCTGGACCACGACCAGCGGTACGCGCGCACCGACGAGTTCCTCGCCGCGCTGCGCGGCATCTTCACCGGCGAGCCGCTCGACTTCGACGGCGAGCACTACCAGCTCCGCGGCGCCACCGCGTTCGAAGCGCCGGACCCGCAGCCCCCGCTGTACTTCGGCGGTTCCTCGGACGCCGCCCTGCCGGTGGCGGCGCGCCACGCCGACGTGCACCTGACCTGGGGCGAGCCGCCGGACGCGGTGGCCCGGAAGGTACAACGGCTGCGCGAGCTCGCCGCCGACGAGGGCCGCGCCCTGCGGTTCGGCATCCGCGCCCACATCATCACCCGGGACACCAGCGCCGAGGCCTGGGCCACCGCGCAGAAGTTCGTCGACCAGATGGATCCGGCCGATGTGGCCCGCTCCCAGGCGAAGTTCACGACCACCGAATCCACCGGCCAGCGAAACATGGCCGCCCTGCACCGCGGTGTGCTGCACGGCGACGCGCGGGAGCTGGAAATCCACCCCGGGCTGTGGGCGGGTGTCGGGCTGCTGCGCGGCGGCGCGGGCACCGCGTTCGTCGGCAGCCACGCCGAGGTCGCGGACCTGATCGAGGAGTACCACGCGGTGGGCATCGAGGAGTTCGTGCTCTCCGGCTACCCGCACCTGGAAGAGGCGTACTGGTTCGGCGAAGGAGTGCACCCGGAACTGGCCCGCCGAGGCCTGCTCGCTTCGGCCGAGTCCCCGGCACCCGCGCTGGCAACCGCCAGGTGA
- a CDS encoding ABC transporter substrate-binding protein: MRRRDFLAALALSTASAGLLSACASGRDDPAQAPVPAPVDAGRLAQVTLRVGDQKGNSRSLLRSAGLDDFPYTVQWATFPSGPPLLEAVSADAIDLGGVGNTPPLFAAAAGAKIKIIATSKGNVASDALVVLPNSPLQGRDQLRGRKIAVAKGSSAHGQILLTLRAAGLTVDDVELVFLQPSDALGAFRQGSVDAWAIWDPYFSQIQLESGARVIADGQGTANGLSFQVAGTAALADAGRSTAIADYLVRLAKAQRFADGNREQRAQAWSADTGLPIEVTRRATGLGPDLPVPLDDAVIRSEQELADAFVAAKEIPRRFEFAEFVDTRFAPQLAAV; the protein is encoded by the coding sequence GTGCGTCGTCGTGATTTCCTTGCTGCCCTTGCCCTTTCCACCGCCTCCGCCGGACTGCTCAGCGCCTGCGCGAGCGGCCGGGACGACCCGGCCCAGGCGCCGGTGCCCGCGCCCGTCGACGCCGGACGACTGGCGCAGGTGACCCTGCGCGTCGGCGACCAGAAGGGCAATTCCCGTTCCCTGCTGCGGTCGGCCGGTCTGGACGACTTCCCGTACACGGTGCAGTGGGCGACCTTCCCGTCCGGTCCGCCGCTGCTGGAAGCGGTGTCGGCGGACGCGATCGACCTCGGCGGGGTCGGCAACACGCCACCGCTGTTCGCCGCCGCGGCCGGGGCGAAGATCAAGATCATCGCTACCTCGAAGGGCAACGTCGCCAGCGATGCCCTGGTGGTGCTGCCGAACTCGCCGCTGCAGGGCCGCGACCAGCTCCGGGGCCGCAAGATCGCGGTCGCCAAGGGAAGTTCGGCACACGGCCAGATCCTGTTGACGTTGCGCGCGGCCGGGCTCACGGTCGACGACGTCGAGCTGGTGTTTCTGCAGCCCTCCGACGCGCTCGGCGCATTCAGGCAGGGCTCCGTGGACGCGTGGGCGATCTGGGACCCGTACTTCTCGCAGATCCAGCTGGAATCGGGCGCCCGGGTGATCGCCGACGGCCAGGGCACCGCCAACGGCCTGAGCTTCCAGGTCGCGGGAACCGCCGCGCTGGCCGACGCGGGCCGCAGCACCGCCATCGCCGACTACCTGGTGCGGCTGGCCAAGGCGCAGCGCTTCGCCGACGGCAACCGGGAGCAGCGCGCGCAGGCCTGGTCGGCGGACACCGGGCTGCCGATCGAGGTGACCCGGCGGGCCACCGGCCTGGGGCCGGACCTGCCGGTGCCGCTGGACGACGCAGTGATCCGCTCGGAGCAGGAACTCGCGGACGCGTTCGTGGCAGCCAAGGAGATTCCCCGCCGGTTCGAGTTCGCCGAGTTCGTCGACACCCGATTCGCGCCCCAGCTCGCCGCCGTCTGA
- a CDS encoding putative leader peptide, with protein sequence MLVSGRIVLTWRLHVDLRRQASAACRPR encoded by the coding sequence GTGCTCGTGTCCGGACGCATCGTGTTGACCTGGCGCCTGCACGTCGATCTGCGACGGCAAGCCAGCGCCGCCTGTCGTCCCCGCTGA
- a CDS encoding NAD(P)-dependent oxidoreductase, translating to MTSVAFLGTGTMGAPMARTLLGAGFPVRVWNRTRAKAASLSADGATVAETPAEAAQGADVLITMLLDAPSTVAAGEAAVPELAPGAVWVQMGTIGLAGLAEANAAAGGVTLVDAPVVGTKLPAERGELVVLAAGPTEVRDRVQPLFDAIGQRTLWLGEDAAAAAATRLKLVVNNWILTLTNAVGEAMALAGALGVDPADFLSTIGGTATDSAYAQVKGSAIINGDFTPSFALRTAGKDAELVAEAAGDSVRLDLADAVRERFRRAKAAGHGDEDMAAAYFASFQD from the coding sequence ATGACGTCTGTGGCGTTCCTGGGCACCGGCACGATGGGCGCCCCGATGGCGCGCACCCTGCTGGGAGCCGGTTTCCCGGTCCGGGTCTGGAACCGCACGCGCGCCAAGGCGGCATCGCTGTCGGCCGATGGCGCAACCGTCGCGGAGACGCCGGCGGAGGCCGCCCAGGGCGCTGACGTGCTGATCACGATGTTGTTGGACGCGCCCTCCACGGTCGCGGCGGGCGAGGCGGCAGTCCCCGAACTGGCGCCGGGCGCGGTGTGGGTGCAGATGGGCACGATCGGACTGGCAGGTCTGGCGGAAGCAAATGCCGCCGCAGGCGGGGTGACGCTGGTCGACGCGCCCGTGGTGGGCACGAAACTCCCGGCGGAGCGCGGCGAACTCGTCGTGCTGGCCGCAGGGCCGACCGAGGTGCGCGACCGCGTGCAACCGCTGTTCGACGCCATCGGGCAACGCACCCTCTGGCTCGGTGAGGACGCCGCGGCCGCGGCCGCAACACGGCTGAAACTCGTCGTCAACAACTGGATCCTGACGCTCACGAACGCGGTGGGCGAGGCGATGGCGCTGGCCGGTGCGCTGGGCGTGGACCCCGCGGACTTCCTGTCCACGATCGGCGGAACAGCGACGGATTCGGCATACGCGCAGGTCAAGGGATCAGCCATCATCAACGGCGACTTCACGCCGTCGTTCGCGTTGCGCACCGCGGGCAAAGACGCGGAGCTGGTCGCCGAGGCCGCGGGAGATTCGGTGCGGCTCGACCTCGCCGACGCGGTGCGGGAGCGGTTCCGGCGGGCGAAGGCGGCCGGTCATGGCGACGAGGACATGGCCGCCGCCTACTTCGCATCGTTCCAGGATTGA
- a CDS encoding DUF3040 domain-containing protein — MLPRDERRRLREIEQQLIGDDPKLARRLTETSAWRRLWALMSPRMALVVFAAVIAVVCLFLGEGGGVLSAGALAAIVFLSRNWQIRLE, encoded by the coding sequence ATGCTTCCGAGGGATGAGCGGCGCCGCCTGCGGGAGATCGAGCAGCAGCTCATCGGCGATGATCCCAAACTGGCCCGCCGGTTGACCGAGACCAGCGCGTGGCGGCGGCTGTGGGCGCTGATGTCGCCGCGGATGGCGCTGGTCGTGTTCGCCGCGGTCATCGCAGTGGTGTGCCTGTTCCTAGGCGAAGGCGGTGGCGTGTTGTCCGCCGGGGCGTTGGCCGCGATCGTGTTCCTCTCCCGAAACTGGCAAATCCGCCTGGAATGA
- a CDS encoding arsenate reductase family protein, with protein sequence MEIWVNPACSKCRSAVSLLDEAGVDYTVRRYLDEPPTAAELAEVLERLGLEPWDIARTAEPVAKALGLKTWAREPSTRDQWIEALVANPTLIQRPIITADDGTTVVARTPEAVQSVLP encoded by the coding sequence ATGGAGATCTGGGTCAATCCGGCGTGTTCGAAGTGCCGTTCGGCGGTGTCACTGCTGGACGAGGCGGGAGTGGACTACACCGTGCGCCGGTACCTGGACGAGCCGCCGACGGCTGCGGAGCTGGCCGAGGTGCTGGAACGGCTCGGGCTGGAGCCGTGGGACATCGCCAGGACGGCCGAGCCGGTGGCGAAGGCGCTCGGCCTGAAGACCTGGGCGCGGGAGCCGTCGACCCGGGACCAGTGGATCGAGGCGCTGGTGGCGAACCCGACGCTCATCCAGCGCCCGATCATCACGGCCGACGACGGCACCACGGTCGTCGCCCGGACCCCGGAAGCCGTGCAGTCGGTGCTGCCCTGA
- a CDS encoding gamma-glutamylcyclotransferase family protein, translating to MAGVSDRIAVYGTLQHGATAWQLLAPLVVGPAVPTWLPGALYDTANGYPALKLGEDSRVPAQVFRLHDPERAWPVLDEYEGPEYERRRIELDGEPCWVYAWRGPVTGMSPLPHGWP from the coding sequence ATGGCGGGCGTGTCCGATCGCATCGCCGTCTACGGCACGCTCCAACACGGCGCGACCGCTTGGCAGTTGTTGGCACCGCTGGTCGTCGGACCGGCGGTGCCGACGTGGTTGCCCGGCGCGCTGTACGACACCGCCAACGGCTATCCCGCGCTGAAACTCGGCGAGGATTCCCGTGTGCCCGCACAGGTCTTCCGGCTGCACGATCCGGAACGCGCCTGGCCGGTGCTCGACGAGTACGAAGGACCGGAGTACGAGCGCCGCCGGATCGAACTCGACGGCGAGCCGTGCTGGGTCTACGCCTGGCGCGGCCCGGTCACCGGCATGAGCCCGCTCCCCCACGGCTGGCCGTAG